A window of Fusarium musae strain F31 chromosome 1, whole genome shotgun sequence genomic DNA:
GGCGCCGACTATGCTGGCACCTACGGAATCACTTCCAGCGGCAACCAGCTCAGTCTTGGATTTGTCACCCAGGGCCCCTACAGCAAGAACATCGGTAGCCGAACCTACCTCATGGAGAACGAGAACACCTACCAGATGTTCCAGCTTCTGGGCAACGAGTTCACCTTTGACGTCGATGTCTCTGGTATCGGCTGCGGTCTGAACGGTGCTCTCTACTTCGTCAGCATGGACGAGGATGGTGGCAAGGCCAGGTACTCCGGAAACAAGGCCGGAGCCAAGTACGGAACTGGTTACTGTGATGCTCAGTGCCCTCGTgatgtcaagttcatcaacggAGTTGTAAGTATTAACCTAGAGTACGATTGCAGGTTTGGGACAGACGCTAACCAGTACTCAAGGCCAACTCTGAAGGCTGGAAGCCCTCTGACAGTGATGCTAACGCTGGTGTTGGTAACCTGGGCACTTGCTGTCCCGAGATGGATATCTGGGAGGCCAACTCCATCTCCACCGCCTTcactcctcatccttgcaCCAAGCTCACTCAGCACTCTTGCACTGGCAACTCTTGCGGTGGAACCTACTCTGATGACCGATATGGCGGTACTTGCGATGCCGACGGTTGTGATTTCAACGCCTACCGCCAGGGCAACAAGACCTTCTACGGCCCTGGATCCAACTTCAACGTCGATaccaccaagaagatgactGTTGTCACTCAGTTCCACAAGGGCAGCGACGGACGTCTTTCTGAGATCACCCGTCTGTACGTCCAGAACGGCAAGGTCATTGCCAACTCCGAGTCCAAGATTGCAGGCAACCCCGGTAGCTCTCTTACCTCTGACTTCTGCTCCAAGCAGAAGAGCGTCTTTGGCGATATCAATGACTTCACCAAGAAGGGTGGCTGGAACGGCATGAGCGATGCTCTCGCAGCCCCCATGGTTCTTGTTATGTCTCTCTGGCACGACGTAAGTCTAACGCAACCCCCCTATTCATATCTGAAACAGAAACATCGCATACTGACTTTTCTCTACAGCACCACTCCAACATGCTCTGGCTCGACTCTACCTACCCTACCGACTCTACCAAGGTTGGATCCCAGCGAGGTTCTTGCGCTACCACCTCTGGCAAGCCCTCCGACCTTGAGCGAGATGTTCCCAACTCCAAGGTttccttctccaacatcaagTTCGGTCCCATCGGAAGTACCTACAAGAGCGACGGCACCACCCCCAACCCCCctgccagcagcagcaccactGGTTCTTCCACTCCTACCAACCCCCCTGCCGGCAGCGTCGACCAGTGGGGACAGTGCGGTGGCCAGAACTACAGCGGCCCCACGACCTGCAAGTCTCCCTTCACCtgcaagaagatcaacgacTTCTACTCCCAGTGCCAGTAAAGGGGCTGCCGAGCTATCTATCATGAGATTGAGGAACGATGTGATGAGTGGATGATAAAGAAAGGAGAAGTGCGTGGATGAGATGGACTTGATGTGGGAAGACAGGGGTTGACTTTCAATTTTCCGAGAACTTTGTGCTCTTCTTTTGCCCTTCGTTTGTCTCGCGCAATAAAGAACGACCTTTGCCCCTATTGTTATATACATCGGTAGAAAATAGTTACAACTGTCGTTATCAACCTATCTCTCACTCGACTCGCTTTGAAATTTCTGTATGAGTGACTGTTCCACCGATTATCTCTCGAAGATAATTAATGGCTTCCTGCAACGCCCGTTTGCATCCAGTTCT
This region includes:
- a CDS encoding hypothetical protein (EggNog:ENOG41~CAZy:GH7), whose translation is MYRVIATASALIAAARAQQVCSLTTETKPALTWSKCTSSGCSDVKGSVGIDANWRWTHQTSGSTNCYTGNKWDTSICTDGKTCAEKCCLDGADYAGTYGITSSGNQLSLGFVTQGPYSKNIGSRTYLMENENTYQMFQLLGNEFTFDVDVSGIGCGLNGALYFVSMDEDGGKARYSGNKAGAKYGTGYCDAQCPRDVKFINGVANSEGWKPSDSDANAGVGNLGTCCPEMDIWEANSISTAFTPHPCTKLTQHSCTGNSCGGTYSDDRYGGTCDADGCDFNAYRQGNKTFYGPGSNFNVDTTKKMTVVTQFHKGSDGRLSEITRLYVQNGKVIANSESKIAGNPGSSLTSDFCSKQKSVFGDINDFTKKGGWNGMSDALAAPMVLVMSLWHDHHSNMLWLDSTYPTDSTKVGSQRGSCATTSGKPSDLERDVPNSKVSFSNIKFGPIGSTYKSDGTTPNPPASSSTTGSSTPTNPPAGSVDQWGQCGGQNYSGPTTCKSPFTCKKINDFYSQCQ